Genomic segment of Arachis stenosperma cultivar V10309 chromosome 4, arast.V10309.gnm1.PFL2, whole genome shotgun sequence:
TTTACCTATGgccactatttttccttttctaTTGTCACCGAAAGTAACAAAGCCTCCATCATACTCATCAAGTTTGATGAAGAATGTTGACTTTtcggtcatatgcctagagcacCCACTATCTATATACCACATGTTGTCCTTTcttttggatgctaggcaaactTACAAAACAAGCTtaagtgaccttaggtatccaaatctttttGGATCTTTTGATGTCAAACCATCTTCTTTATCTCAAGCCATTATAATCACAAACAATCTTGTAAACTTTATCTCCAATCATCTTTTCACTTATGAAGCATTGAATAGGGAAATGTCCATTCCGATTGTATAATCTACAAAATTTTTGAGTTGCTGTTTTTATAAAACTTGTTGGGTTTTGAAATCTTATGTCATCCGAAGAGGATGCCATGTTGGTAAAAGAAGgtttttcaatgaatttttcagATTTGTGAAAACCCAAATCAActttatcataaagaggtttttgGCTAGCCAATAGttgatttaaattttcagaactttgagcAAAGCTGGCTAGGTCCTCTTTAAGACTTTTTACCTCTTTATGCAGCCACTCATTTTTCtcaaaataatttagatttgCAGTCATAGAATGATGATATTCACAGCTCTTAAGTTCAGCTTTTAACCGCTTGTTTTCTTCAACAAGATCAACAGTAGTTTCGGCTTCCCTTAATTTATCTTTAAGAAAACCATTTTCAACTTTTAGTATTTCTATTTGAGACTCAAGATCTtggttttcatttaagaaacaTTTAATCTTTTTAGAAAGATGATCAATCATAAGATGAAGGTTTTCAGTGGAAGGATCATGAAATACTACCTGCTCTATGTGATCGGCCATGAAACAAGTTTGAGATTTGGTTTTTgattcttcatcttcatcaGTGTCATTTTCCAAGTCTTTCCAAGATGTCATGAGACCtttcttctttcctcttttcgGCTTGTCCTCCTTTTTCAGTTTTGGACAACCAGACTTGAAGTGCCTAGCTTCTTTACAGTTGTAACAGATCACTTTGCTGAGATCCCTCTTTGGCTTCCTTGAGCTGCCTCCTTTATTTCGTTTCTTTAGCTTcaccattttcctgaatttcttagcaaacaacacaaaatcaTTTTCAGAtgagttatcactggattcatcattcAGAGGTTCAGTAACAGATTTGAgagcaattcctttctttttttttgtatctttttttaaatatgtgtTTTTAAAGGCAAGTAAATTTCCTCTCAAATAATCATAAGTCATAGTATCAATGCCACCGCTCTCTGCTATTACTATTGCCTTGGTTTTCCATTCTTTAGTGAGACATCTCAATATTCTCCTCATAAGCACAGATTCGAAATATGTGATCCCCATAGCATCCAAGCCAGTGATGATAACATTAAATCTTTCAAACATTTCATCAATTGTCTCTCCTTTCTTCATTGAGAATATTTCATATTCTCTGTTTAGTCATGTCTGTTCTGGATCTTTTGACTTGAGTTGTGCCTTCATGAGTAACTTGAAGTTTGTCTCAGATTTCTTTTGCTGTTGTGCATCTTGATACCTGTCGGTATTCCTCGAAGCTGACTGCACAGTTGAGCAAGTTGACCGCTGTGGCGTTGAGCTCTACTTTTTTGTGTCATCATCATTCCAATCAGCTTCACGTTTGAGAG
This window contains:
- the LOC130974481 gene encoding uncharacterized protein LOC130974481: MKKGETIDEMFERFNVIITGLDAMGITYFESVLMRRILRCLTKEWKTKAIVIAESGGIDTMTYDYLRGNLLAFKNTYLKKDTKKKKGIALKSVTEPLNDESSDNSSENDFVLFAKKFRKMVKLKKRNKGGSSRKPKRDLSKVICYNCKEARHFKSGCPKLKKEDKPKRGKKKGLMTSWKDLENDTDEDEESKTKSQTCFMADHIEQVVFHDPSTENLHLMIDHLSKKIKCFLNENQDLESQIEILKVENGFLKDKLREAETTVDLVEENKRLKAELKSCEYHHSMTANLNYFEKNEWLHKEVKSLKEDLASFAQSSENLNQLLASQKPLYDKVDLGFHKSEKFIEKPSFTNMASSSDDIRFQNPTSFIKTATQKFCRLYNRNGHFPIQCFISEKMIGDKVYKIVCDYNGLR